The Lacticaseibacillus rhamnosus DNA window TCAAAATTCCCAAACTCGTATTCGGTGCTTGAATCCCCAGCCCTAGGAAACTAAGACTGGCTTCACCGAAAATGTTATCCGGAATGCTTTGGCCAATATCCAGAATCAAAATACTCATCATGTTGGGAACCAGATGCCGCGCCATAATCCGCCACAACGGTGTATCCAACATCACTGCCGCTGTAACATAATCCAAGCCCCGCAACTGCATCACCAATCCGCGAGCCTGCCGCGCTGAACCAGACCAACTGGTAACCGCCAAGGCAAATAGCATCGTCCACATACCATTGCCTAAAACCACCATAATCAGCATCGTAATGAGCAAGCCCGGTAACGAATTAAACACTTCAATAATCCGCATCAAGATTTCGTCAACCCAGCCGCCAAAGAAAGCCATGATCATCCCATAAATGGTTCCAAAACCAATGGCCAAAAAAGTGCTCAAAATAGCGACCATCAATGACACCTGAACGCCAATGCAGGTTCGGGTAAACAAATCCCGACCTAAGCGATCAGTTCCAAACCAGTGAGCGGCACTTGGGCCAACATTACGACTGTTAACACGAATGAGGTTAGGATCATAATGTTGAATCTGTGGACCAATTAACGCCGCCAATACGATTAAGATCAAAATGATCCCCCAGGCAACAGCAAGCCGATCCTTTAACAACTTTTGGCGAGCCGATGCCCAGAAACTGATACTTTTGGGAGCATTTGCTTCGATGGTCGCGACTTGGTCTGGCTCGGTCAGCACAGTTGGCGTACTAAAATTGCCACTTGCCTGAACAAAATGAAAATCCGTATCAC harbors:
- a CDS encoding ABC transporter permease, yielding MAASDTDFHFVQASGNFSTPTVLTEPDQVATIEANAPKSISFWASARQKLLKDRLAVAWGIILILIVLAALIGPQIQHYDPNLIRVNSRNVGPSAAHWFGTDRLGRDLFTRTCIGVQVSLMVAILSTFLAIGFGTIYGMIMAFFGGWVDEILMRIIEVFNSLPGLLITMLIMVVLGNGMWTMLFALAVTSWSGSARQARGLVMQLRGLDYVTAAVMLDTPLWRIMARHLVPNMMSILILDIGQSIPDNIFGEASLSFLGLGIQAPNTSLGILIANGQDQMLQHPLQLYIPILILIAIVFAFNILGDGLRDALDPKFQD